A stretch of the Nicotiana tabacum cultivar K326 chromosome 6, ASM71507v2, whole genome shotgun sequence genome encodes the following:
- the LOC107804153 gene encoding 4-hydroxybenzoate geranyltransferase 2 has protein sequence MALYRRLSRTSRVLRRHPRPSIAALCSSPDQTNPSTTAPHSQLINPFQSSSSSDQYIYIPNSNFKKSLTYYYSPHSSRIELLGYRQVLHFSTLANSEEEKKNEQQKQPSWIDTYLPQRIRPYAHLARLDKPIGTWLLAWPCMWSIALAATPGSLPDVKMMTLFGCGALLLRGAGCTVNDLLDRDIDTKVERTRSRPVASGVLTPFQGLCFLGFQLLLGLGILLQLNNFSRILGASSLLLVFSYPLMKRLTFWPQAYLGLTFNWGALLGWAAIKGSIDPAVVLPLYASGVFWTLVYDTIYAHQDKEDDLKVGVKSTALRFGDSTKEWISGFGLACISSLALSGVNADIGWPYYAFLTAASGQLAWQIWTVDLSSRADCNRKFVSNKWFGAFVFGGVLFGRLL, from the exons ATGGCATTGTACCGCCGTCTTTCTCGAACTTCTCGTGTCCTCCGGCGGCACCCTCGCCCCTCTATCGCTGCCCTCTGCTCTTCTCCCGATCAAACAAACCCTAGCACAACTGCTCCTCATTCTCAGTTAATCAACCCCtttcaatcttcttcttcttctgatcagtatatatatatacccaacTCCAATTTTAAGAAATCTTTGACATATTATTACTCTCCACATTCTTCaagaattgaacttttagggtacCGTCAAGTTCTTCACTTTTCAACCTTAGCTAATTCAGAAGAGGAGAAGAAGAATGAGCAACAAAAACAGCCTTCTTGGATTGATACGTATTTGCCCCAAAGAATTAGACCCTACGCTCATCTTGCCCGACTTGATAAGCCTATTGGCACTTGGTTACTCGCTTGGCCCTGCATGTG GTCGATTGCTTTGGCTGCTACGCCAGGGAGCCTTCCTGATGTGAAAATGATGACACTATTTGGTTGCGGGGCTTTGCTTTTGCGAGGTGCTGGTTGTACAGTTAACGATCTTCTTGATCGAGATATTGACACTAAG GTGGAAAGAACAAGGTCGAGGCCAGTCGCGAGTGGTGTATTGACACCCTTTCAAGGGCTCTGTTTCCTTGGGTTCCAGTTGCTATTAGGTCTTGGGATTCTTTTGCAATTAAACAATTTTAG CCGCATTTTGGGTGCTTCATCCCTGTTGCTGGTCTTCTCATACCCCCTCATGAAGAGGTTGACATTTTGG CCTCAAGCCTATCTTGGTCTAACTTTCAACTGGGGAGCTTTGTTAGGTTGGGCTGCTATTAAAGGAAGTATTGATCCTGCAGTTGTGCTTCCATTGTACGCCTCTGGGGTGTTTTGGACGCTCGTGTATGACACAATATATGCACATCAG GATAAAGAAGACGATCTCAAAGTGGGTGTCAAGTCTACAGCCTTGAGATTTGGAGATTCCACAAAAGAATGGATCAGTGGTTTTGGATTAGCATGCATCAGCAGTCTTGCTCTTTCCGGAGTTAATGCTGATATTG GATGGCCATACTATGCATTTCTGACAGCTGCTTCTGGCCAGTTGGCTTGGCAAATTTGGACCGTTGACCTATCATCTCGTGCAGATTGCAACAGAAA ATTTGTGTCCAACAAATGGTTTGGTGCTTTTGTCTTTGGCGGGGTTCTATTTGGAAGACTATTGTGA